A genome region from Cuculus canorus isolate bCucCan1 unplaced genomic scaffold, bCucCan1.pri scaffold_127_arrow_ctg1, whole genome shotgun sequence includes the following:
- the LOC128850627 gene encoding epoxide hydrolase 1-like — protein sequence MKGLLLNIIFVSSQGLRRIISVMLGAHVPWPGGLTREDAQHRYPFIQNIYDLLREFGYLQIQATKADTAGNEPSLDHYEQSILTTLPSTSIKDAVNSVKSSRDGAYIPRGIAAFPQEPAHPPCAWAKETSKNLLTYSYMPRGGHFAASEEPELLAQDITHFVRKEG from the exons ATGAAGGGGCTGCTTCTGAATATCATCTTTGTCAGCAGCCAAGGTTTGAGAAGGATCATTTCTGTGATGCTTGGGGCTCACGTACCATGGCCTGGAGGCCTCACAAGGGAAGACGCTCAACACAGGTACCCTTTCATCCAAAACATATATGACCTTCTGCGAGAGTTTGGATACTTACAGATCCAAGCCACCAAAGCAGACACTGCAGGTAATGAACCTTCTCTAGATCACTATGAACAGAGTATATTAACT ACCCTCCCCAGCACTTCTATCAAAGATGCAGTTAACTCAGTCAAGTCTTCTAGGGATGGAGCATACATTCCCAGAGGGATTGCAGCTTTCCCTCAGGAGCCAGCACATCCACCGTGTGCCTGGGCAAAGGAGACCTCCAAGAACCTCCTCACTTACTCTTACATGCCACGTGGAGGGCATTTTGCTGCCTCTGAGGAACCAGAGCTTCTGGCACAAGACATCACGCACTTCGTCAGAAAggaaggctga